The following proteins are co-located in the Malus sylvestris chromosome 13, drMalSylv7.2, whole genome shotgun sequence genome:
- the LOC126596966 gene encoding uncharacterized protein LOC126596966 isoform X1, with protein MGREGSDEVQFSRVPGGVQEPRVHFRLRAHLASTPPTSRIARLTTSPSGSTFSSLPPALSLSEPPSLALNLPYNFILFPGDVLKMGMPTYSFSVQTSHLTSMAEEGFDFNACIYNAMLVSPHLSFLVQKRGLHSADLISFLVELSFHVNGEVLVICSLYMTILLQ; from the exons ATGGGCCGTGAAGGAAGTGACGAAGTCCAATTTTCCCGAGTTCCTGGAGGAGTTCAAGAACCACGTGTCCACTTCCGACTTCGTGCCCATCTCGCTTCGACACCGCCGACAAGTCGTATTGCAAGGCTAACTACATCGCCGAGCGGTTCTACCTTCTCCAGTTTGCCGCCTGCTCTTTCACTCTCAGAGCCTCCAAGCTTAGCCCTTAACCTTCC ATACAACTTCATACTGTTCCCAGGGGATGTATTGAAGATGGGGATGCCAACTTATAGCTTTTCAGTTCAAACATCACATTTGACTTCCATGGCGGAAGAAGGTTTTGATTTCAATGCCTGCATATATAATG CTATGTTGGTCTCTCCTCACCTCTCCTTTTTGGTGCAGAAGCGTGGATTACATTCTGCAGATTTGATTTCATTCCTGGTGGaacttagttttcatgttaATGGCGAGGTATTAGTTATATGCTCTTTATACATGACTATTCTCTTGCAGTAG
- the LOC126596966 gene encoding uncharacterized protein LOC126596966 isoform X2, giving the protein MGREGSDEVQFSRVPGGVQEPRVHFRLRAHLASTPPTSRIARLTTSPSGSTFSSLPPALSLSEPPSLALNLPYNFILFPGDVLKMGMPTYSFSVQTSHLTSMAEEGFDFNACIYNEAWITFCRFDFIPGGT; this is encoded by the exons ATGGGCCGTGAAGGAAGTGACGAAGTCCAATTTTCCCGAGTTCCTGGAGGAGTTCAAGAACCACGTGTCCACTTCCGACTTCGTGCCCATCTCGCTTCGACACCGCCGACAAGTCGTATTGCAAGGCTAACTACATCGCCGAGCGGTTCTACCTTCTCCAGTTTGCCGCCTGCTCTTTCACTCTCAGAGCCTCCAAGCTTAGCCCTTAACCTTCC ATACAACTTCATACTGTTCCCAGGGGATGTATTGAAGATGGGGATGCCAACTTATAGCTTTTCAGTTCAAACATCACATTTGACTTCCATGGCGGAAGAAGGTTTTGATTTCAATGCCTGCATATATAATG AAGCGTGGATTACATTCTGCAGATTTGATTTCATTCCTGGTGGaacttag